The genomic interval TTCGCATGGCCCCCTCTGTCCCCGTAAGAGTGAGCATCACCAAAGGGAGCACATACCAGGTTGCTCCTTCAATGAGCGCTAGCTAGGCAACAGAAGAAATTAaaccctaatatatatatataccctacGCCCATTAATTACCTGTGTTCAAAATATGTTGCAGGTGTTCTCTGTTCCCTAGCATGTGCTTGCTCAAATGTGAAACCCACATGTCAGCCATACCCACGTAATCAATTTTGTCACGTACtcctgcatgcatgccttgaaGAATagaataatacaaattaaatattacgtacTTGTAGCTATAGCTAGTTAATTTGTTCAATAAATTTGGTGCTAATTGATTAGTTAAAGCCGAAGTGAACGTACCCATCGATCGATAGGGGGTTAATCTTAAGTGTTTATCAAACTATAAATACTTTAGGGTTTTGTCATTGCCGTTAATGAGCTAATTAATTGTCACTGTCCGATCCCCGTAAGGTTTGGGAGTACAAGACATTGATTGTAGGGTGATTATGGTCTCATTTGTGATGTTTGATGTTTCGAGTATATTATGTCGAGCGACAAAAAGCTTATTTATTAATCTATAAGTAGTAAAGTTATCATGTCTCGTTGTTTTTTCTATTCAGTGTCTGTCTGCTCGAAGAGCCAATAAACTTTGTAATTTGCTGACTTGATCAACACTGCTAGCTCAGTACTGAACTTTGTCGCTTTTCCCgtattcttttactttttaggCTAAAAGACGCGGCCAAGAAGTCCAAGTAgtcctttaattaattattaattaattaataatgttatCGCAGGGAAATTTCCTTTCAGTACATGATCGATCGTGCGTGTTCTGTCGATCGAACCATGCATGATAATAAACAGCGGCGGAACTAGAAAATCTGGTTTGGaggttaagttaaaaaaaataattttggggtaccaaaaactaatttttatatagtctattttataaaaataccttctaaaacttaattttcatcaaattttaaaaattttgggagTTTTTTGCCTtaagtgattattaattaaagaacCATTTGTTTGTCCGCAAGTGATTAATGTCTAAACTTGACTTCATTTAAGATGCGTTGAAGGTGCTCAgttggctagctagctagtgaaCGTGATCGATGTGCAGCAAAGGCCaagttataattaatttttagcTAGCAGTCAACTGCAAGAACGTGGTGATCACCTACCAAAATTCCAAACCTTGATAGTTTACATAATGGGAAGtacatttaacaaaaaaaaaaaaaaaataaagtaatgcTATACACAGTCGTGAAATGCATAAGTACTGTGCAGAGTCGCTTTGAAAAGAGTGGGtcaactattaatttttttctatgtatgtcttatatttattcatttttttaaaaataattgtgtgaCGCTTGCACACCcacgactgcaactattatttctttaaaaaaaatgtagttaaATATAAACTAGCTATGAGTGAAATTGATTAATTTCGCacaaatcttttgaaaaaattagacgCGTAATTTAAAAGCCAGTTTTTCCATAAAGATATATTCcagtcttttccttttttttttttcaaatttcttgcaTGCCTTATACTAgcacaaatcattttctttatatttatattatatatttatgaaagttTTTAACCTTTCCAGTTAGCTCGTATGAACATTAATCGTGCTTCAAGTGTACTGTAGCTAATTAGTGTACACATTCCTCAATGGGATGAGTAATATCTTATGAGTAGTAGGTACTTAAATTAACTGATGACAATTTTTTGTTAAAGAAGTTATTTATCAGATCGGTCTGCGGGGAAATTACAAAGTGATAATTAGgtactttaaaacaaaatgccGATGGAGTACGGACGTTAATAATTTtagtaaaattacaaaaaagtaaTAATCATCAGCCAAATGCTTGAATTTCAGATGCATGTTGACGAATGGAAATTAGAAATTTCTATCTAGAAAAGCTATGAAAATCGTCGATCCTgaaaaacctatatatatatatatgtctttctattttttaaaataaccgGAATATTCAATAAATGTTTCATCATGCAAAACAGGTAAAATTTCATCATGAGTGCATATTACATAATTTGTCATGTGTCAATCCAAACAAACGTAGTACTAGATCTAGAAAATGTTTCAAAACCATTTTTGGGCTTTCGcctgtaaataatttttcaattttattaattttggttttttccGTCACATATATAGAAAAGGTAGAAGATAACtaatttttccagaaaatctCTAATATTAATTccactgaaaatattttctaatgaaaaaaaaaattgctttacgTATAAATTACGTCAAAATTTACAGCACATGCATGCAGCTATGaagtaaacaaattttcatcctatatatatttagtcTACCGGCCagctttttaatatatataggaacATGAAAGTTATTCTATTGTCATGTGATCAGCTTGTCGATCGTGTCAAGGGCATAAAGAGTATGATTTATACAAgacttttaaataaattattttattttattttgtaattttttcctGTTGAAGGCAGGCCAGAAAAATTAAGTTATAGGGTTGGCACGTATACGCGCGTACAGGCATCAGATATGAGCACGTGATCACCTCTTGAACGTATTATTAGCTAGCACACTGTATTTAACTATACTActcaagctatatatatatatatatatatatatatatatccaaactCCACACTTAGTGATCGAGTCATCTTTTATTGATTCGTACCATTGCACATGCATACGATGCGTTAAATTAACATGTAAAagggtttgatgtgatttaaaGAACATTGACATCAGATTTTCATGATATCCCTGCCAAGATGCTTGATAACCGAATATCATCGGAGATATGCTTTGTTTCCTGTGAAGGAACTCACATTAAGTCAAGAACAGAGATCAGAAAGACTAGTACGTAAATTTTGGCCATGCATAATATCGTTAACAATCTTTTGGGCCAGGTTTCAGCAATtttagtcttcaaatttgagcttacgaaaatagagaagaagataGCTGGAAGAAAGTGGCCTTAGGGCCGGAGAGTCTCCAATGTCAAAGTCAGTAAAGTCTCttgaaagtttataaataaattacaagaGAGTCTAGAGATTAGATAGCGTTGCGTTTCTTGTACCCGGGAGTTGTTATTTATACCAAGAATTTGAGAGGACAGATCGTGTCTGCTCCTAAAAAGTCCGTATCCTTTGTACTATTCTTTTTGTCAGAGTCATTTAATGAGGTGTGACTTTGCAATGACGTCATTAATGTGATGTGTAGTTCGAGTAATGGTGTCATTAATACTGCGTAATTCCTAAATTTGCCTCACGTTACTGGTGTCTTTAGTGGTCTGTCGATATCTTTCATATCAGAGGATTGAGGATTCTCCTTACTTTCTGCCTATGATGCGGACAAATACTTAATGACTAGACACTGTTTGAGAGATTTTTAGGTAGGTGAGTTTCATCCCTATGCAGTACGATGGACCAAGCCGAAAAGTCTACCTGTTCAAGGTGAAGCCTCGGCTTCTTGTCCCCTTTTAGTTGCCTTCTCGGAcccacacatatatatatagccagaAACCGCGTAACCTGTGCAAGCTAGAGAATATAAAGCTAGCATTGATTACACCCCTAGAAAGTTTAAAGGGCAATTTGACTTTTGTGATTTCTTGCAAGTTACTCTTTATCGCCCTGCATGCGTAGTTGGTGACGATTTTGaatatcccaaaggaaacaGCCTCAGGACATGTCAACTTTACTTGCATATTAATTTCTCTTCCACTGGAAGATCAGGTCAGAGATACTGGATAAGTGCAGGAATTCCAACGACGTCCTGCGCCTCAAGATGGAATGTACGTAGTTTGAAACCCTAATACGTACCAAAGTCACAAATGCATGACTTCTGCTTCATAATTGGCCTTAGACCCATGAAAGCAAAAACACGgcctattttcattttttgtttattttctcatttccaGGGTATTACTTAATAAAGTAGTGATCCCATACGTCCGTACGTACTCGCTACAAAAGCAGTCATGTGAGTGATAAGGTCGGTCGATCGAGATAGGAAACAATTAAAACCGCCCACCGTCGGCAGGAGGGCAGCACAAGTTCAGTACTCCGCGTCTTTGGCCGCTTATCTCGCGGGCGCCATTACGTACGTACGCATTTCATTGCAAGCGGAAATATCTGTTTATACATAAGCTGTCAAGTGATAACTAAAAGGGAAACGTACACTTGTAAATAAATTACACCGTAATTGAATTTTCGAGATAATTAATTAGTAGATAATGATCACATATATCACGGTGAAGTTATCATGAAGACATCACCAAGAATTCATGCAAGGTGCAATACGACACGAAGTACTTGTACAAACGAAGCTAGAGACACTTCTAATCCAATAAAAGGACAGAGTGCATGACTTCTACAATcttcgcaaaaaaaaaaaaaaaaaagaaaagaacaagaaaaatcagaacttgaccgaaaaataaaagtaaaaaacttTTCGAATGATCATGAGTAATCCCTTAAGACCAGACTATCGTTCATCGGACGACTCGCGGTCACGGTCACGAGATGATAGCCGGAAAACCCACTTAGTGATCAGTGACTTTTTTTTCGATTTCTTGGGAGAATAATAATGGTGCAATGATCTTTTGTTGCCATTGTTGGTGGTGGAGTCCACAACAAAGTTCTTCAGCCGTTGCATGGCGAGGTTCAAAGTCGACTCGGACATGTTAGCAAAGCAAACACGAAACCATCCCGGTTCGGTGCAGTGGCAGGACGATCCCGGAGAGATGTTTAACCGGACGTCGTAAACAATTCTCTTCCAAAGCTCCATTTCCGATTCGAAAGTGTTAGAGTGCAAGAGGTGCCGCATGTCTACCCAGCAAAATAAAGCTGCATTGCTCTTAAGGCAGCTAATGCCGGCTTTCTGCAGGCCCATGACGAGCATTTTCTGTCTTTGTTTAAGCCTCTCCTGGTTTTCGAAGAGGTATTTCTTCGTGAATTTCTTGTCAGAAAGCAATGCAGAAAGAAGGTATTGGGTTTGGGAAGAAACTAAGCCAAAGCTTGACATTTTGGTTGCCGCGGCCACGACCATCTCATCGTTGGAATAGATTGCCCCGATGCGAAAACCAGGAAGACCCAGGTCCTTCGAAAGACTATACACAATATGAACTCTGTTCCAGACTTCGGTGTTTTCATAGCCGTTTAGAACTTCCATGACGCTTACGAAGCCTGGAGAGCTAAAAACGGTGCCGGAATAAATCTCATCGCTTATGAGATGGATATCTTTAGCAGTAATGAAGTCGATGAGGAGATTCAGTTCACTTAGACTCAATGTAGTTCCCAATGGATTTGACGGGTTCGTCACCAACACACCTTTGACTCTTAGATTACGTTTATGTGCTTCTTGGTAGGCTTCTTCAAGAGCGGATGCAGTAATCCGGAAGCCATTGGAGCTAGTGCAGTGTATCGGTACAATCTCAACCCCGGTTCGCCACTTGAGATCCCTATCAAATCTGCAAATTAACCAAGGAATGCAAGCAAAATCAGGGAAATGCTTTTTATCGTGTAAATAATGAGCCACTTGGGAATTAATAATGCATTAAAAGGAGTAATAGATATATCTTAGCAGTTAGCAGAGGCCGGGGAAAGTAAACaggaagatatttttatatgtacgcACGTACGTACCCAGGATAGTATGGAGTCGGAAGGAGAAAGGCTTCGCCAGCTTCAGCTAGGCAAAACATGAGAGTCTCGTTAGCTGAAGTTGAGCCGGCAGTGAGAACGAGGCGGCTGGGATCAAAGATCACTTTGTTTCCTCTGATTTCTGCCATGAATTCTACCAATGCCTGAAAGAGATTTTGAATGCCAGAAATTTGAAGTTAGAGACAAACGTTAATACTGGaggaaaaatattcatttctctgaggaaggaaaataataatttgctatatatatatatatatatatatatatatatatatatatatacacacacataaataTACCTTTTTGAAAGCGGGGAGGCCATGGTAATCTTGGAAGAGAGCAAGCTCTCTGAATATGGAGTTTCCATCTCTTTTGAACCCTGCTGCGTCCGGGTTCATAGCAAGCCACGATTCAAGAATATCAAAGGAGAGCTGTACGTTCAAAATATTGCATTAAAACGACGTAACCAACCACACTTTGTAAGCATATTCAAGCTGGAATTAAACAATATTGTTTCATTTTGGAGTAcgtttatataatatgtatatatctaaCCTGATTCTCCGCGAGACCCATCTGAATGATCCCATTTGAATTCCGAACCTCGTCGAAGGGGTTATTCTCGTATTCCTGCCACCCTAGGAAGTATGAGGAATCTTGCCCGTGAGTGTTGCACGTGACCTTTCTAGACAAGAGCTTCATTTCTGGTACTGTCTCTCTGCGATTAAGTAAGCTATGAAGAAGGAGCTCTTTCACAGAAAGGTGCAGAAAACAGAGAAGGACAGCAGTCAGCAAGAACCAAACAATTTCGGAGatcagaaagagagaatgaaagcTTTGAAACGTCTTTGGATTGGAATCTTGAAGACcctcagctagctagctaggttaatTGGTGCAGTGGAGAGCTCTATGCAAatgttgtgtgtatatatattagataataGCAGTGGTTATCGTCAAGTCTCTTTGAGATGGAATGCCACGTcggatggaaaaaaaatacatttgaccaCAAGGAGAGCGACAGGCCGGACTTTCTTGTTTCAACATGGatctaattatattaatatatttgtacTGGACGCGGTACGCGCTTTCCACCGCCCCGGCAAAAAAAACTTCCAAGACTTTTGAATTCATGAGTTTTTAGGGTGTGtttcacctcaactcatcttaactcatcattacaattttttcaaatttcaatacaaaatataataaaaaattcaattttttcaaattttaaaataataataatattaaaaaataatattctaacaatattttatcatcacaactcaactcaactcaactcacttcaacatccacacttactcttttcttttcaacttcCTATTTCTTTATCAAGTCCGTTTAGGTAGTGAaatgattctttttattttattattataatttttttaaattatcatataaaatataataaataatttaatttttttaaattctaaaataataataataatattaacaaataatattctaacaatattttattcaattttcagctttcatctaaaatcatctcatcttatctcactatccaccTAATCCTATGATATGATCAATCACATTAACTAGCTCatgtattatataatatcaCATATATGTATAGAGGGAGAGATATGTAGAGACATTAagctcatcactctctctctctctctctctctctctctctctctatatatatatatatatatatgttttcaacGATTTTATTTGCATCTCATTATTGATAAGAACAAATTATCAATGCAGAAAAGTCTGAACCGTTTACTCTGTGGAAGTTCTCAACTGATCACAAtcttcaatatttaaacaattcaaGGCGAATTTGAACAAGATAATGTTAGAAATAAGGACTGAATATATATCTTCCACAGAGAGTTTTTTGAAAAGCATCTTTACACAAGTTTTTCTAATCACGGAGCTAGCTAGTCGCTaggaaaatagaaaggaaaatcccTAGCAATTTCACCGGCAAttctcaaaaaatttataaatttactcaTTTCTGCTAGCTATCTTTAATCCCGCAAGATGAAAAACttaaggaaatatatatatacttgacaCCTTCAACTACGAccaaatgttttaagttttagTTTCCAAAAGATCATTAGGGAGGTTTGgttagtgagttgaaatgaaatgaaatgagatgaaagttgaataaaatattgttagaatattatttttttaatatcatttttattttaagatttgagaaaattgaattatttcttgtattttttatagaagtttaaaaaaattataatgactagatgagatgagttaagagacttcttgtatccaaacatgAATAATCCCGATTGACATGAATGTAGCTATCAAGAAAATTACAATCATGTGCATCTTTGGTTAAGATCATCAACCTTTAAGATTgtgtcatatatataaatatatatatatatataatttatttttgattgaCCTTAACGGTTAGAATTAGATCAAGAGTGTATTATACATAAGTTTTTTGTAGTTAGAATGTGTAATGTCTTACTTTTAGTGGTTTGTAATTAAACGACTGTACGACAACAAAATTACCTTTTAGGGAAGAAAACAAATTCATCCTCAAATTATTTCTTCCCTACAAATCCAATTTATTGTTTATAGTTTTGAGagtgaaaattaattaagtacaatttttcaaaaagacaAAGAAATAGTACTACCATTAATTGAGTTCAATGATTTCAGTTAAttctgcatgcatgttttaaccTAGACTTGGGAAATAATTtggcaaaaataatataaaaaaaaaaaaaaacaaaacaaaacaaaacaaaaaaaaaaaaaaaaaaactttaagaGAAGCTAGGGATCGAAAAGTGTTGTAACGTTGATCAGAAAGCCATACCGACAGCAATAAAAGGCAAGAGTGACCCACAAGCTGGTCCGAGCGAGCTACAACCCGGCCACGAGTACTGTGCCTCCATGGCCCATATGCTCCCTTGCTGGACTTGCCGCATCAAATACTTGTCGGCCATATCCTTCACCTTTGATCCTCTCCATTACTTCCTGTTCATGAACTTCCAAACCAAATGACTTGATTATTTCAGGTCAAACTTGTCgatcagtagtagtactactactatcTCTCGTAGTGCGCGCGTCCAAAACGATTATAATATTACAATCCTAAGAGATTTAAACCCAACATTTTGTATTTTGCAGAAAGATCATGTTTTGCTGAAAATCTTTGcatttggtaaaatatgatgCTGACGATGATGATCATGGGGTTTGAATTTGAGCAGGAACTCATCATGTGTGAGGTGATCAGGTGTATAATTAAGCTAGACCTTTTTTCCATCGCAATATGGTTCGATCCTCGTTCTGAGTGCAGGAGACGTGTGCAAATTTAACAAGATAGAGTTGGTGCCTGCCTGCCTGCCCATTGAATATTAGAGTTGGTGGTAATGTTTTAGTCATGATAACATGACACCTGCACGCCAATTGGACGGCA from Juglans microcarpa x Juglans regia isolate MS1-56 chromosome 4S, Jm3101_v1.0, whole genome shotgun sequence carries:
- the LOC121261867 gene encoding 1-aminocyclopropane-1-carboxylate synthase CMA101-like, which produces MKLLSRKVTCNTHGQDSSYFLGWQEYENNPFDEVRNSNGIIQMGLAENQLSFDILESWLAMNPDAAGFKRDGNSIFRELALFQDYHGLPAFKKALVEFMAEIRGNKVIFDPSRLVLTAGSTSANETLMFCLAEAGEAFLLPTPYYPGFDRDLKWRTGVEIVPIHCTSSNGFRITASALEEAYQEAHKRNLRVKGVLVTNPSNPLGTTLSLSELNLLIDFITAKDIHLISDEIYSGTVFSSPGFVSVMEVLNGYENTEVWNRVHIVYSLSKDLGLPGFRIGAIYSNDEMVVAAATKMSSFGLVSSQTQYLLSALLSDKKFTKKYLFENQERLKQRQKMLVMGLQKAGISCLKSNAALFCWVDMRHLLHSNTFESEMELWKRIVYDVRLNISPGSSCHCTEPGWFRVCFANMSESTLNLAMQRLKNFVVDSTTNNGNKRSLHHYYSPKKSKKKSLITKWVFRLSSRDRDRESSDER